In the genome of Coriobacteriia bacterium, the window GTCGTGAAGTTCATCCGCGGCGCGTTCCTCGCCGACGTGAGCGACGAGACCTTGAGGGTGACCACGCTGGGCCGCCTTCAGCAGGCGGGGAAGGTGAACCTGGAGCGTGCGCTCCGGCTCTCCGACCGCCTCGGCGGGCACCTCGTCACCGGGCATGTCGACGGCGTCGGGCGGCTCGAGAGGCGGCTACCGGCCGGCAACTCGACCGTGTACACGTTCAGCGCCCCCGCGGGCGTGGCCGAGTACCTCGTGCCGAAGGGCTCGGTGGCGGTGGACGGCATCTCGCTGACGGTGGCCTCCCTGCGACACACCGACTTCACCGCCGCCGTCGTGCCGCACACCGAGGAGGTCACCACGCTGAAGGAGAAGGCGATCGGCTCCCCGGTGAACCTGGAGGCCGACATGCTCGCCAAGTACGTCAGGCGCTACGTCGCACTGTACGAGGGAGCCGAGGAGTCCGCCGGCGAGACCCGCCGCGGGCTGGGCGAGATGCTGCGGGACTTCACGGAGGGCAGGTGAGGGCTGACGTGGCCCACTGCGCGAACACGCCGTTCTCCTCCGTCGACGAGGCGCTGGACGAGATCCGGGCGGGGCGGATGCTCATCGTGGTCGACGACGAGGACCGGGAGAACGAGGGCGACTTCGTCATGGCCGCCGAGAAGGTCACGCCCGAGGCGGTGAACTTCATGGCCGCCAACGGCCGTGGCCTGATCTGTCTGCCGCTGACCGCCGAGCGGCTCGACGAGCTGCGCATACCCCCGATGACGCAGACCAACACCTCCGCGCAGGGGACCGCGTTCCACGTCTCGATCGGGGCCAAGGGACGCATCACCACCGGCATCTCGGCCGCCGACCGCTCCGCGACCATCCAGGCGGCGATCGACCCCGCCACCGGTCCGGAGGACGTCTCGATGCCCGGCCACGTCTTCCCGCTGCGCGCCAAGCCCGGAGGCGTGCTCGAACGCGCCGGGCACACGGAGGCGGCGGTGGACCTGGCGCGCCTCGCGGGGCTGTACCCGGCGGGCGTCATCTGCGAGATCATGAACGCCGACGGCTCGATGGCCCGGCGGCCGCAGCTCGAGCGCGTCGCGGCGGAGCGGGGTCTCAAGATGGTGACCGTGGCCGACCTGATCCGCTACCGGCGGCGGACGGAGCGCCTCGTGGAGCGCAGCTCCACGGTATTCCTGCCTACGGCGCACGGGGACTTCACGGCCTACGGATACACCTCCGTACTGGACGGCGCGACCCATATCGCGCTGGTGGCGGGCGACGTCTCCGGTGCGCGAGACGTGCTGGTCAGGGTGCACTCCGAGTGCCTCACCGGCGACGTCTTCGGCTCCCTGCGCTGCGACTGCGGGTCCCAGCTGCAAGAGGCCATGCGGCTCATCCAGAGCGAGCGGCGCGGGGTCATCCTCTACATCGTCGGTCATGAGGGCCGCGGCATCGGGCTGGCGAACAAGCTCAGGGCTTACGAGCTCCAGGAGCGCGGCCACGACACGGTGGAGGCGAACGAGGCGCTCGGCTTTCCTGCCGACCTGCGCGACTACGGCATCGGCGCGCAGATACTCGCGGACCTCGGCCTGTCCTCGATGAGGCTGCTGACGAACAACCCCACCAAGATCGTCGGGCTCGAGGGATACGGGCTCGAGGTGGTCGAGCAGGTCCCGCTCGAAGTACCGGCATGCCCGCACAACCTGGAGTACCTCCACACGAAGCGCGACAAGATGGCCCACACCCTGACGCTCCCCCCGGGCCGCCCCGGAGGGTCCCTGACGGAAGGAGAGTGACCGGATGGCGACGTACCAAGGCGACTTCATCGGCACCGACCTCAAGATCGGCGTCGTCGTGAGCCGCTTCAACGAGCTCCTGTCCGCGCGTCTGCTCGACGGCGCCCGCGACGCGCTGGCGCGCCACGGGACGGCGCCGGAAGCGGTCGACGTCGCCTGGGTGCCCGGCGCCTTCGAGCTGCCGCTGGCGGCCAAACGTATGGCTGCCTCGGGCGCCTACGATGCCGTGATAGCTCTCGGCGTGGTGATCAGAGGCGGGACCCCGCACTTCGAGTACGTAGCCGCCGAGGTGAGCAAGGGCGTGGCTTCCACGTCGCTGGACACCGGGGTCCCCGTGATCTTCGGCGTCGTCACCGCCGACACGATCGAACAAGCGGTGGAACGGGCAGGCACCAAGGCCGGCAACAAGGGATGGGACGCGGCGCTGTCGGCCATCGAGATGGCGAACCTGCTGAAGGCGATGCCGTAGGCCTTCTCCTCGGGCGGTCGCGAGGCCCCGTCCTCCCGACCGGAGAGCGGGGCCTCACCGTCCGTGGAAGACCCAGAGGGCCCTCGCCACCCTGTGGCTGTCGGCCGTGGGTCCTCTTGCCGCTTCGCACCCTCTCGCGGGGGGTCCGAGGAGAGACGGAACCAGAATCTAGCACCGGCCGGCCCGGCCGACAAGCGACGCTGTGTTCGATTCGACGAACGGCGACGCGGGCCGCCGGAGCGGGTCGAGCGGGTGGACCCGCGGCGACCCGGACCACTTGTCCGTCGGCCAGGCCCTCCGATTGCGCTAAGATGGGCGGGGCTGTTCCGACCGCGCGGAAGGGAGCCTGCGATGCTGGAGGACGATACCGTCCCGGCCGGCCCCCCCGACCAGGACGAGGGCACGACCGAGGAGCGACAGGAGCGTTCCCGCTTCGCCGTGCTCGACGTCTTCGGCCTGAAGCTGGAGGTCAGCAACCCGCGCCTGGCCGAGCTGCTCACCATGGACGCCAAGGACGCCCTCGGCGCCGACGTGCGCGAGTTCGTCGGCGCCGCGCCCCAGGTCCACACCGGGGCGGGAACGGAGGCCGTGCCGGAGGTCGTCCTCTCGGTCCCGAGAGCCCGAGACGAGCAGGAGGCGCGGCTGAGGCGGGAGTTCCGCGCGCGGGTAGAGGCCGACGGGGCTGCGATCGGCTTCGCGACGAGCGGCGAGGGGATGTGGAAGTCCGCCTCGGGTCTGTCGATCCTCACGCGCGCCATCGAGCGGCCGGTCTCCCTCGCGGCCGCGAGCCACTACGTCTCGGAGGTCGCGAACCGGCGGGAGACCGTCGCGGGCCCGGACTCCACGGCGCTGTTCATCGTCGACGGCCAGCAGACCGCCGACGTCTTCAAGGTCGCCATCCGGCAACGGCGCCTGTACGACCTCATGCGGACGATCGCCGTCGAGAACCTCGAAGAGATCCGGGCGCTGGTGGAGCACGGGACGATCGACCACGCCCAGGCGGTCGTGCTGCTCGTCCCGATCGCCAACATCGACGTGGGCGAGGTCCTGTCGATCATCCGCTCGGCGGCTCCGGAGGCCGAAGCCGGCTGAGCCGCGCCCGGACCGAGCTGCCGCTTCACGCGTCTCGGCGAGCGCGGGAAGCACCTCCAGGCTTGACATGCCCGCCGTCGCGTTTTAAACCTTACCTATTCGGTAAGGATTCACCTTACGGCGGCGACTGCGAGGACGGGCGGCATGCGGCTCACGGCGAAGAGCGAGTACGGTCTCCTCGCGCTGATCGACCTCGCGTGCCGTCACGGCGCAGGCCCTATCAGCGTGCGGGAGATCTCGGAGCGCCAGGGCGTCCCGGCGAACTTCCTCGAGCAGCTGCTGGTCTCGTTGCGCCGCGCGGGCATCGTCACGTCCGTGCGCGGCGCCAGGGGCGGTTTCGAGCTCGGGAAGGACCCGGACGCGATCACCGTGCTCGACGCCGTCGAGGCTCTCGAGGGGCCGCTCGTGCCCACCCTGTGCTCGCCGGACCGCGAGTGCGGCCGCAGCCACGCGTGCGCCGCCGCCGTCGTGTGGGAGAGGGCGGCGGACGGCCTGCGGGGCGTGCTGCAGGGTACCACGCTGTCGGATCTGGCCTCGGCGCAGACGCGTCTCGACGCGGGAAAGGGAGCGTGATCGGCGTGGAGCGGCTGGTGTATCTGGACTACGCGGCGACCACCCCGGTGGACCCCCGCGTCGTAGAGGTGATGGCGCCCTTCCACACGGAGCGCTACGGCAACCCGAACAGTCTCTACGCGCTGGGCCGCGACGCCCACAAGGCCCTCGAGGACGCGCGGGAGAGCGTCATGGCCTCCATCAGCGCCGCGAGTCCCAACGAAGTGCTCTTCACCGGCGGCGGCACCGAATCGGACAACGCGGTGCTCCTCGGGGTCACCGCCGCGGCGAGCGAGCGGAAGGGCCGCCATGTGGTCGTCTCGGCGTTCGAGCACCACGCGGTGCTGGAGCCGGCGCACTGGCTCGAGAAGCACGGGTACGAGGTCTCCTATCTCAAGCCCCACGAGGACGGCGTGGTCCACCCCGAGGACCTGGCCGCGGCGTTGCGTGACGATACCGTCCTCGTCTCGATCATGCACGCGAACAACGAGATCGGCACGCTGCAGCCGATCGCCCGCCTGGCCGAGGTCGCGCACGAGCGCGGCGCGTACTTCCACACGGATGCCGCGCAGTCCCTCGGCAAAGTGGCCTTCGACGTCGGTGCCCTCGGTGTGGACGCGGCCTCCTTCTCCGCCCACAAGGTCTACGGCCCCAAAGGCGTCGGCGGCCTCTACCTCAAGCGAGGAACCCCGTTCGCGGCGCTGCTTCGCGGGGGGGGTCAGGAGTTCCGCAAGCGGTCCGGCACGCAGAACGTCGCCGGCGCGGCGGGCTTCGCCGAGGCGCTGCGGATCATGGACGAGGAACGCACCGCCGAGGCGCCCCGGCTGGAGGCGCTGCGGGACCGGGTCGCAGAGGGCGTCCTGGCCATGGAGAACACGCGACTGTCGGCGGCCGACTCGCAGGAGCGATTGCCGAACATCGCGAACCTGATCGTCCTCGGCGTGGAGGGAGAGGCGATGCTGCTCCAGCTCGACGCCAAGGGCATCGCGGTCTCCACGGGATCGGCGTGCTCCTCGGGCTCACTGGAGCCCAGCCACGTGCTGCTCTCCATCGGATGCAAGCCCGAGCATGCGCACGGGTCGCTGCGCGTCACCGTGGGGAGGTACACCACCGAGGAGGATGTCGAGTACTTCGTCGAGACGCTGCCGCCGATCGTCGAGCGCCTGCGTGCGATGTCGCCGGTCTACGCGAGGATGTTCGGGCGGAGCTAGCGGCGCCGGCACGCCGCCACGCGAGAAGGAGAGGCATGTACAGCGAGAAGGTCATGGAGCACTTCGCGAACCCGCACAACGTCGGCGTGATAGAGGACGCGGACGGCGTGGGCGAGGTGGGCAACCCCGTCTGCGGCGACGTCATGAAGATCACGATCAGGGTCGATGACGACCGGATCGACGACATCAAGTTCCAGACGCTCGGTTGCGGGGCCGCGATCGCGACCTCGTCGATCGTGACCGAGATGGCAAAGGGCATGTCGCTCGCCGACGCGGTGAGGATCTCCAAGCAGCAGGTCGCGGACGAGCTCGGCGGCCTGCCGCCGGTCAAGATGCACTGCTCCGTCCTGGCGACCGACGGCCTGAAGAAGGCCGTGGACGACTACCTGGTCAAGCAGGGACGCGAGCCCATCGCGGGACCCATACGCTCCGAGGACCCTCACTTCGACCCGCATGGCGAGGAGTAGTCCCCTTGGCCCGCCTCTTCGTCGCGATGAGCGGAGGCGTCGACAGCTCGGTTGCGGCCGCCCTGCTCGTGGAGGAGGGCCACGAGGTCGTGGGCGTGACCATGCGGCTGCTCGCGGCACCCGACGCCGAGAGCGGCTGCTGCTCGGCCGCCGCCGCCCGGGACGCGAAGAGGGTGTGCCACGCCCTGGGCATCCCGCACTACACGATGGACTTCCGCGACACGTTCTCGCGCGAGGTCGCCGCGCCCTTCGCCGAGGCCTACGCCGTCGGGAGGACGCCGAACCCCTGTGTCGCCTGCAACGACCGGGTCAAGTTCGACGAGCTGCTGCGGCGGTGTCTCGCCGCGGGGGCGGAAGGGCTCGCGACGGGGCACTACGCGCGCATCGTAGAGGATCCCGCGGGGAAGCGCTGGCTGGTGCGCGGCGCCGACGCCGGCAAGGACCAGAGCTACTTCCTGTATCGCATGACCTCCGAGCACCTCGCGCTCGCACGCTTCCCCGTCGGAGGCCTGACGAAGGACCGGGTGCGCCGGATCGCAGCCGAACGGGCGCTCCCCACCGCCGAGAAGCCCGACAGCCAGGAGATCTGCTTCGTGCCCGACGACGACTACGGGGCGTTCGTGGCCCAGGCGTATCCCGGTGCGCTGACCCCGGGTCCCGTGCTCGATACGGCTGGCCGCGTCGTGGGCGAGCACGGCGGGCTCGCGCGCTACACGGTCGGGCAGCGCCGTGGGCTCGGCGGCGGGGCCGACCGGAGGCGTTACGTGGTCGCCCTGCTGCCCGAACGCAACGCCGTCGTCGTCGGCGAGGCGCGCGAGTTGGAGGCGCGCGAGCTGGTGGCCGACGACGTCGTCTGGCGCGCGGGGGCCGCCGAGCGAGGGGGGGTGGCGATCCGCCACCGCGCCCGCCCGGTCCCCGGGCTGATCCGGCTCGGCGAGGACGGGACTCTGCGGATCGCGCTCGACGAGCCGGTGGTCGGCGCGGCACCAGGGCAGTCCGTCGTATGCTACGCGGGAGAGCGCGTGCTCGGCGGCGGGGTGCTGAGGGAGGCGCGATGAGGGTCGACCTGCACGTGCACACGTCGCTGTGCCGACACGCGGAGGGCACCGCCGCGGAGATGGCCGAGGCCGCTCGCGCCGCGGGCCTGGATGTCGTGGCGATCACCGACCACCTGCCGCTTCCCCCGGGCTTCGACCCCGGCTACGCCATGGGCGCCGACGAGCTCGAGGCCTACGTCTCCGAGGTGCTGGTCGCCGCCGAGGGCATGCGCTCCGCCGGCGGACCCGAGGTCCTCCTCGGCATCGAGGCCGACTGGCTGCCGGGGGCCGAGGAGCGCGTCGGCGACGCCGTCGCGGCGTACCCGTTCGACGTCGTCCTGGGGTCGGTCCATTTCCTCGACGGCTGGGCCTTCGACGACCCGCGCCTGGCGGGCGAGTGGGACCGCCGCGACGCGGGGGATGTGTGGCGCGCCTACTTCGGCCGGCTCTGCGCGGCGGCCCGCAGCGGTCTCTTCGACGCCATGGCGCATCCCGACCTGGTCAAGAAGTTCGGGCATCGCCCGGGTTTCGACGCGCTGCCGCTGTACGAGGAAGCCGCGTCCGTCTTCGCGGGCGCGGGCGTGGCGGTGGAGGTGAACACTGCCGGGCTGCGCAAGCCGGTGGGCGAGGCGTACCCCTCGCTCGACTTCCTCGCCGCCTGCCGCAGAGCCGGAGTGAGCGTGGTGACCGGATCCGACGCGCACCACCCCCTGGAGGTCGGCTTCCGGCTGGACGCGGCCGAGGAGCTGCTGCGCGCGGCCGGGTACGAGAGCATCGCCGTCGTACGTGGACGCCGGATCGAGGAGATCCCGATGGGGGTGGCACGCCGATGAGCGGTGCTACGATCGCCGATGTCGTGGGGGTGCTCGAGGAGCGGTTCCCCTCGCAGTGGACGGAGCCGTGGGACGCGGTCGGGCTGCTGGCGGGGAGGGCGGACGCGCAGGTCACGGGCGTGCTGGTGACGCTCGACCCGACGGTCGACGCCGTCGAGCGCGCGGCCTCCGCGGGCGCGAACCTGCTCGTGACGCATCACCCGGCCTACCTGGGGCCCGGGCCTCGACCGACCGAGACCGCGAGCCCGCTTCTGCCCGCGTTGCAGTCCGGTGTCGCGCTCGCCTGCGCGCACACCAACCTCGACCGCTCGCCTGCCGGCGCGGAGGCGCTGCCGGCGGTCCTCGGGCTGCGGGTGCTGCGGCCGCTGGAGGACGGGCTCCAGCCCGTCGACGTCGTGACCGTGTTCGTCCCCCCGGAGGCCGAGGACGCAGTCGTGGACTCCATGGCGGCGGCAGGCGCGGGGCGCATCGGCCTCTACGGGGGCTGCGCCTTCTGCGGCAGCGGCATCGGCCGCTACACGCCGCTGCGCGGCTCCTCCCCGTCGGTCGGGACGCACGGGCGGGAGGAGCGGGTGGCCGAGTCGCGCGTGGAGATGGTGGCCCCGCGCGGAAGCGGTCCGGGCGTAGCCTCGGCGGCGGCAGCGGCCCACCCCTACGACGAGCCGCTCATCATGGTGCAGGAGTCCTCTACCGCCCGCGGAGCCGCGCGGATGGGACGTCTGTGCGCCACCGGCGGCCGGACCCTGCAGGAGCTCGTCTTCGACGTCGCATGCAGGCTGCAGGTGGCGCCGCGCGCGCTCGGCGAGCCCGAGCGGCTCGTGGAGACCGTCGCCGTGGCGAACGGGTCCGCGGGCTCGCTCCTGGGCGCGGCGCTGTCCTCGAGCGCCGACGCGTTCCTGGTGGGCGAGCTGAGGTATCATGACGCGTTGGACGCCGTGGCCGCGGGTCTGTGCGTGATCGAGGTCGGCCACGACGCCAGCGAGTGGCCGATGGTGACCGTGCTCGCCGAGGCGGTGCGCGCGACTCCGTCGCTCGGGACCACGGCGGTCCACGTGGACGCGCCGGGAACGCTGTACTGGTCGCCGTGAGCCGCGAGGGGAGCGGGGAGAACCGCGTGGAGCGATCCGAGACGCTCGTCAGGCTGCAGGAGGCGGACCTCGTCGAGGTCCGGACCCGCAAGCGCCTGGACGAGCTGCCCGAGAAGCGCGCCATACTCGATGCGCGCAAGAAGCGCCGCGAGGTCGAGCAGCTCCGCGGGCGAGCCGAGGAGTTCCTCGGCGGGCTGCGCAGCGAGCTCTCCCGCTTGGAGGATGAAGCCTCAGGGGTCGAGGCCAAGATCGGCTCCGAGCAGGCCAGGGTGATGTCGGGTGAGGTCGTCAATCCCAAAGAGGTGCAGAACATCACGCGCGAGATGGACGCGCTGAAGCGGCGCAAGGACAAGCTGGAGATCGAGGAGCTCCGGGTGATGGAGAAGGTCGAGAAGGCCGAGGGGCAGCTGGCGCGCATCGACGGCGCGCTGACGGCGCTGGACGCGCGCGAGGGCGAGCTCACGCAGGCCTTCACCTCCAAGGGGGGCGAGTTGCAGAACGACATCGACCGCGCGCACCGGGAGCGCGAGGCGCTCGCGGCGGCGCTCGACCCGGAGACGCTCGACGCCTACGAGGAGGCGCGCGCCTCCAAGGGCGGGATAGGAGTGGGCGTGCTCGAGGGCGACACCTGCAGCGCGTGCCGCGTCCAGCTGCCCGCGGAGAAGCTCCACTCCCTGCGTTCGGGCGAGGACGTCGCTCGCTGCCCCAACTGCCGCCGCCTGCTCGTCGTGCGGCGCGGGGGGAGCTCCGCGTGAGCCGTCACACGCTGTTCACGGACGGGGCGGCCAGGGGCAACCCCGGACCGGCGGCCTCCGCGTACCTGCTGCGGGACCCGGAAGGAAGCATCGTCGCCTCCGCGGGGAGGTTCCTCGGCGTATCCACGAACAACGCCGCGGAGTACCAGGCCCTCATCGACGGCCTCGAGGCCGCGCTCGCCCGCGGGGTTCGCGCCTTGGACGTCCGCTCCGACAGCGAGCTGATGGTCCGGCAGCTGTCCGGCGAGTACCGCGTGAGGAACGAAGGGTTGCGCCCGCTGTACGAACGGGCGACCGAGCTGCTCGCCGCGATCGAGGAAACGAGCGTCGTCCACGTCCGGCGTGAGGACAACGCCGAGGCGGACGCGCTCGCCAACCGCGCCATCGGCGCCCGGGCCGAAGCCGCGGACATGAGACGGGAGCCGCCGGGCGGGTCGTGGGACCTGACGGTGCGCGGCCACTTCGACGCGGCGCACGCTCTCAGGGGCTACGAAGGGGAGTGCCGCGAGCTCCACGGCCACACGTGGGACGTGGAGGCGACGGTGCGTGGCGAGGCGCTCGACGACATCGGGATCGTGTACGACTTCAAGACGCTCAAGGACGACCTCGCGGCGGTGCTGGATCCCTTCGACCACGCGTACCTCAACGACGTGCCGCCCTTCGACGGCCTCAACGCCACGGCCGAGAACCTCGCGCGCGTGATCTTCGAGGCGCTGCAGGCACGCGTGGCTCCCACCGTGACGGTGACCGAGGTCGCCGTGTGGGAGTCGCCGGTGGCTCGCATCGCGTACCGGAAGGCGTAGGGAACCGGATCGCCCGCGGGCGCGGTGACCCGTGGTCAGCGTCCGCGGATGCGGTCCGGAGGTGGGTCCCGAGGAACGAGAGTGTCCCAAGAAACCTCGCCCGCGGTGTCCTTACTCCCCAGCTTCCCGTTTCACGCCTTTGAGGTACCCTCCGCCCAGGAAGACTCGCGTCTGCCTTTCGGTCGGGCCCCTCGCCGGCAGCTACTGGTACGCTGGCTTTCGAGACTCGCTCAGTCCGGCTTCTTGGGACGAGCCATACGCTACACCCGGCCCGCACGGGCGGTCAATGGCTTTCGTCGAGATTGCGGACACTTCTGACCACCGGTCGTGGATGTATGCCGAACGGGCGCCCGCGGGGGTTGAGCGGACGGAACGCCGTTTCGGTGCCCGCGGTGCCGGATCGGGAGGTCTTAGGTTATACTAATCGTACTGCGACGCCTTTCAGAAGGAGTGGCGATGCCATCGGCTACCATGGAGGAATACCTCGAGCTCGTCTACAAGCTGTCCGAGAAGGGCGACGTCAGGCCGACGCAGATCGCGGAGGCGCTCGGCGTCTCGGGACCGACCGTGACGTCCGCGCTCAAGCGCCTCGAGATCCGCGGTCTCATCACCCGGCCGGACGGTGCCGTCGTGCTGACGGAGGAGGGCCGCCGGGAGGCGCTGGACATCATCCGGCGACACCGGCTGTCGGAGCGGTTCCTCGTCGACGTCCTCGGCTTGTCGTGGGAGGAAGTGCACGACGAGGCCTGCCGTCTGGAGCACGCGCTGTCGCCGAAGGTGATGGAGGCCCTCGAGGCGTTCATGGAGCGCCCGGAGTCCTGTCCGCACGGACACCCGATCCCGACCGCGGCGGGAGAGGTGCGCGAGGTCGAGGGCGTACCGCTGTGCGAGAGCGGCGGAGGTCAACGCGTGGAGATCGTGCAGGTCTCCGAGGACGATCACGAGTTGCTGCCCTACCTCGCGTCTCTCGGGATGTTCCCGGGTCGTGAGGTCGAGGTCTGCGAGGTCGCTCCGTTCCGCGGCCCCCTGCTCGTCAACGTCGCGGGGTCGCAGTACGCGCTCGGCCGCGAGGTCGCGGCGAAGATCCTCGTGCGGCCCGCGGGCAAGGGCCGCCTCGGGATGGGCCGCCGCAAGAGATGACGCTGACGGTCGCGCTCGCCGGCAACCCGAACGTCGGTAAATCGACGCTCTTCAATCAGCTGACCGGGTCGCGGGTGGAGACCGCTCACTACGCGGGCACGACCCTGGAGGTCGCCGTCGCCGAGACGCAGGCGGGTAAGCGCCGGGTCCGCATCGTCGACCTGCCGGGCGCCTACTCCTTACTGGGCCGAGACGAAGCCGAGGTAGCCGCACGCGAGGCGCTCCTGCAAGCACACCCCGACTCCGTCGTCGTGGTCGTCGACGCCGGCAACCTCGCCCGAAACCTCGCGCTCGTCCTCGAACTGGGCGACGCCGGCGCGCCGGTCGTCGTGGCGCTCAACCTGATCGACGAGGCGGCCCGCTCGGGCACGGCCGTGGACGCCGACGCGCTCGCCTCGGCTCTGGGCGTGCCCGTGGTGCCGACGGTGGCGGTCCAGGGGACGGGCGTCGCGGAGCTCTTCGACGCAGCGCTCCGGGCCGCCGAGAGCGGATGGTCCGACCCTCTCCCGCGGTACGACGCGAAGGTGGAGACGGCGCTGGCCGAGGTCGCCTCCTCCGCCGCTCGCATGCCTCAGAGGCCCTGGGGGCTGCCGCCACGCGCGCTGGCGTTGCAGGCGGTGGAAGGCAGGGAGCCGGTCCTGACGGCGACGGCGGCGCTGCCGGGCGGGCGGGAGACGGTTGCGGCGGCGCTGCTCGTCAGAGGACGGATCGCCCTTGGGGGCCGCGCCGCGATCGCCGCGAAGCTGGCCCGCGAGCGCCATTCGCGGGCCCGCCGCTTCGCCGAGGGGGCGGTCTCGCACGCGCCGCCCGCACGCCGTCGCACGCTGGCTTCGATCACGACCTCGCCGCTGACGGGCGTGCCGATTCTGCTGGCCATGCTGGCAGGCGTCTTCGGCATGTTGTTCGTCGTCGGGGGCGCCCTGGCGACGGGGTTCGAGGCGTTCTGGAGCGCCGCCGCGTCCCCGCCGATCCAAGCGGCCGTCCACGCCACGGCAGGCGAAGGCATCCTGGGGCGCACGCTCCTGTGGG includes:
- the feoB gene encoding ferrous iron transport protein B; amino-acid sequence: MTLTVALAGNPNVGKSTLFNQLTGSRVETAHYAGTTLEVAVAETQAGKRRVRIVDLPGAYSLLGRDEAEVAAREALLQAHPDSVVVVVDAGNLARNLALVLELGDAGAPVVVALNLIDEAARSGTAVDADALASALGVPVVPTVAVQGTGVAELFDAALRAAESGWSDPLPRYDAKVETALAEVASSAARMPQRPWGLPPRALALQAVEGREPVLTATAALPGGRETVAAALLVRGRIALGGRAAIAAKLARERHSRARRFAEGAVSHAPPARRRTLASITTSPLTGVPILLAMLAGVFGMLFVVGGALATGFEAFWSAAASPPIQAAVHATAGEGILGRTLLWGLDAGVEASLSIGLPYILTFYVMLALLEDSGYLGSAAFLADRVMHRFGLHGRAVIPLVAAAGCNVPAVIGTRSLGDGRERTIAATLAVMVPCSARSAVILGAAGRFLGWAPAAGVFAVTAVLTFGVGLALDRWMPGRGGGLVMEVFPFRRPAWRPVLRKAWDRFREFLFVATPIVIVGSLVLGGLYETDRLWALTGPLEPVVEGWLGLPAVAGLTLLFGLLRKELALQLLATLAIARFGATGHDLLGFMSRSDVFVYALVNTLAIPCISTVAVLGRELGVRKAALVVAMTIAIALAAGGAFARALPLLGW